From a region of the Sulfuriferula plumbiphila genome:
- a CDS encoding ATP-binding protein — protein sequence MLRRALSNLLSNAIRHTPSDQAVQVRLEACTDGTRVVVVDNPGKEIPPQHLPRLFDRFYRVDSSRHRQGDGAGLGLAIVKAIIDAHGGTVTASSTNGRTRFQITLPNTATPSTVSRG from the coding sequence ATGTTGCGCCGGGCATTGAGTAACCTCCTTTCGAACGCCATCCGCCACACACCCTCCGATCAAGCGGTGCAAGTAAGGTTGGAAGCATGCACAGACGGAACCCGTGTTGTTGTTGTTGACAATCCCGGAAAAGAGATTCCGCCGCAACACCTCCCGCGATTGTTTGATCGTTTTTACCGCGTCGATTCTTCGCGTCATCGTCAAGGCGATGGAGCCGGACTGGGGCTTGCCATCGTCAAAGCCATCATCGATGCGCATGGCGGGACCGTCACGGCAAGTTCCACTAACGGCAGGACGCGGTTTCAGATCACATTGCCCAATACGGCAACCCCATCGACGGTTTCAAGGGGATAA
- a CDS encoding site-specific integrase, protein METDSILISIAMLKEVIAGKTYDAVAAQHGVTRTAIERRIKALALRLSREVGIDGLNEQGLAFVQRLRTCRSAITTALERYEPQVSQEKRVGRILTDEDIRLAVQRTRTRSACPNRDVALLYVLLTTGARPLEIARLEVRDYLNADGSVREESVMRTDVAVNRKTRPLFFASGKANESIDGYLIERLRRGFCTGSHADSRGLNPFSRLFLTETGAPFEIVSYGEQGQTRFLCRGILDTYRKIFRRVGLEGVSALNVRRTVAARLFERGAAEDQIGEVLGISEMKSVRELLPKLRQPLQSIVRELV, encoded by the coding sequence ATGGAAACAGATTCGATCTTGATCTCGATCGCGATGCTCAAGGAAGTCATTGCCGGAAAGACCTACGATGCCGTCGCGGCACAACATGGGGTAACGCGTACAGCCATAGAGCGGCGCATAAAAGCGCTGGCACTGAGACTGAGCAGGGAAGTCGGGATCGATGGACTAAATGAACAAGGGCTTGCCTTCGTGCAGCGGCTCAGAACCTGCAGGTCGGCGATTACGACTGCGCTCGAACGGTATGAGCCGCAGGTATCCCAGGAAAAGCGTGTCGGGCGAATACTGACGGATGAAGATATTCGGCTCGCTGTCCAGAGGACACGAACGCGCAGCGCCTGCCCAAATCGCGATGTGGCGCTTCTTTATGTGTTGTTGACCACGGGAGCGCGGCCGCTGGAGATTGCGCGATTGGAGGTGCGCGACTACCTGAATGCCGATGGTAGCGTCAGGGAAGAGTCGGTGATGCGTACGGACGTGGCAGTCAACCGCAAAACCAGGCCGCTGTTCTTTGCTAGCGGGAAAGCCAATGAGTCGATCGACGGCTACTTGATCGAGAGACTGCGTCGAGGTTTTTGCACGGGAAGTCATGCCGATTCTCGGGGGCTCAATCCTTTCAGTCGACTGTTCTTGACTGAGACGGGTGCGCCGTTCGAGATCGTGAGCTACGGCGAGCAGGGGCAGACGCGTTTTCTGTGCAGAGGCATCCTCGATACGTACCGCAAGATCTTCCGGCGCGTTGGTCTGGAGGGCGTGTCGGCGTTAAACGTACGGCGTACGGTAGCCGCCCGGCTGTTCGAGCGTGGCGCCGCAGAGGACCAGATTGGAGAGGTATTGGGTATCAGCGAGATGAAGTCGGTGCGGGAGCTGTTGCCCAAGCTGCGCCAACCGTTGCAGTCGATCGTGCGCGAACTGGTCTGA
- a CDS encoding ZIP family metal transporter, translated as MMQTLFDILQFALYPATAVFAGGAISLWRPPGPRLSSAIQHFTAGVLFCALATELLPDLLHWRLPWITLGGFVLGVAVMLALKHFTEKFGQKGVTKTRRPTSLIATLAVDITLDGVLIGLGFAAGQKQGLLLTIALTLEVIFLGLSGGAALRGSGVSRGTVIAITFGFGALLLTGAAAGTVLLAGASGALLDAVLAFGLAALLYLVTEELLVEAHEVPETATQTAMFFVGFIVLLIIEMML; from the coding sequence ATGATGCAAACCTTGTTCGATATATTGCAGTTCGCGCTGTATCCAGCCACGGCAGTCTTTGCCGGAGGTGCGATATCACTTTGGCGGCCTCCTGGCCCACGATTGAGCAGCGCGATTCAACATTTCACTGCGGGCGTATTATTTTGTGCGCTGGCAACTGAGCTGTTGCCGGACTTGCTTCACTGGCGCCTGCCATGGATTACGCTCGGCGGTTTTGTCCTGGGTGTGGCGGTGATGCTTGCCCTGAAGCATTTCACGGAAAAGTTTGGCCAAAAAGGAGTAACGAAAACCAGACGGCCTACCAGCCTAATCGCCACTCTGGCCGTTGATATTACGCTCGATGGTGTACTCATTGGGCTAGGATTTGCGGCAGGCCAGAAGCAGGGGCTGTTGCTGACGATTGCGTTGACGCTTGAAGTGATCTTTCTCGGCTTATCAGGAGGGGCGGCGCTTAGAGGCTCGGGGGTATCTCGTGGCACGGTCATTGCAATCACTTTCGGTTTCGGTGCTTTGCTTTTAACGGGGGCAGCAGCGGGTACAGTATTGCTGGCGGGGGCGTCTGGCGCACTGTTGGATGCTGTACTTGCGTTCGGTCTTGCAGCGTTACTTTATCTGGTGACGGAAGAGTTGCTGGTTGAAGCGCATGAGGTGCCTGAAACCGCTACCCAAACTGCTATGTTTTTTGTTGGTTTTATTGTCTTGCTCATCATTGAGATGATGCTATGA
- a CDS encoding cation diffusion facilitator family transporter yields the protein MAHDHPHHDHPHHDEHDHHDHAPGHTHAPKDFGRAFLFGIILNSSFVVAEAVYGILGNSLALLADAGHNLSDVLGLLLAWGASTLVKRIPSKRFTYGLRSTSILAALINAVLLLVVTGGIAWEAVLRFRHPSDVEGMTVIVVAAFGVAINLGTALLFMAGRKGDLNVRGAFTHMAADAAISLGVVIAGFVIIYTGWHWLDPAVSLIISILIVIGTWGLLRDSVNLALHAVPEGIDSDKVRAYLTSVEGVSEVHDLHIWAMSTTETALTVHLVMPAGYPSDAFRSTVVDTLHERFKIAHSTIQIEINDSPHPCKLAPAEVV from the coding sequence ATGGCCCATGACCATCCGCATCACGACCACCCTCACCACGACGAGCATGACCACCACGATCACGCGCCTGGGCATACGCATGCACCGAAGGATTTTGGCCGTGCATTTTTATTTGGCATCATCCTGAATTCAAGCTTTGTCGTTGCCGAAGCCGTCTATGGCATTCTCGGCAATTCGCTGGCGCTGCTGGCTGACGCCGGACACAATTTGAGCGACGTGCTAGGCCTATTGCTCGCATGGGGTGCCAGTACCCTGGTAAAACGTATTCCATCGAAGCGCTTCACCTATGGGTTGCGCAGTACGTCGATCCTCGCTGCGCTGATCAATGCGGTATTACTGTTGGTGGTCACCGGTGGCATCGCTTGGGAGGCCGTGTTGCGTTTCCGCCATCCGAGCGATGTTGAAGGCATGACGGTCATTGTCGTTGCCGCGTTTGGTGTAGCAATCAATCTGGGTACCGCCTTGTTATTCATGGCCGGGCGTAAAGGCGATTTGAATGTGCGCGGAGCGTTCACGCATATGGCCGCTGATGCAGCCATATCATTAGGCGTGGTCATTGCCGGTTTCGTGATCATATACACCGGCTGGCACTGGCTTGATCCAGCCGTGAGCCTGATTATTTCAATTCTCATTGTGATCGGAACATGGGGTCTGTTGCGCGATTCGGTCAACCTTGCCTTGCATGCGGTGCCGGAAGGAATCGACTCGGACAAGGTTCGCGCTTACTTAACGTCTGTTGAGGGTGTCAGCGAAGTGCATGATTTGCATATCTGGGCCATGAGTACGACCGAAACGGCGTTGACGGTCCATTTGGTGATGCCGGCGGGCTATCCGAGTGACGCATTCCGCAGCACGGTGGTCGACACATTGCATGAGCGGTTTAAGATCGCGCATTCCACTATCCAGATAGAAATTAATGACTCGCCCCATCCATGCAAATTGGCACCGGCTGAAGTTGTCTGA
- a CDS encoding DUF305 domain-containing protein, translating to MSQQRKQDMLKNNRDWKRACITIMALAALATPPWANAQSGPVPADGATRALEPAADTVEGKSATEMQKSIDSLKEKTAAFQVTGNTDFDFAMMARMQRQAELDIAKAELEHGKEPMLRSMANRIIESQKNEIKQLDQWLALFHKFD from the coding sequence ATGTCGCAACAAAGAAAACAGGATATGTTGAAAAATAATCGTGATTGGAAGCGCGCTTGCATAACAATTATGGCGCTCGCGGCGTTGGCAACCCCGCCATGGGCGAATGCACAGTCTGGGCCAGTGCCTGCCGACGGCGCAACCAGAGCATTGGAGCCTGCCGCCGACACTGTGGAGGGGAAATCCGCTACGGAGATGCAAAAATCCATCGACAGCCTAAAAGAAAAAACGGCCGCCTTTCAGGTGACCGGCAATACCGACTTTGACTTTGCGATGATGGCGCGCATGCAGCGCCAAGCGGAGCTCGACATTGCCAAGGCTGAACTGGAACACGGAAAAGAACCCATGTTACGCAGCATGGCAAATAGAATCATTGAGTCGCAAAAAAATGAAATCAAGCAATTGGATCAATGGCTGGCGCTGTTTCATAAATTTGATTAA
- a CDS encoding undecaprenyl-diphosphate phosphatase: MPIFEAILFAILQGVTELFPISSLGHGVIVPDLFRWQMDRNSEAFLPFMVVLHLGTATALLVYFHRDWIDLFRGFFRASGKPDNPQSRLLWQLAVGTLPAGLLGLLFEKKLRLLFGNTTLVLVFLSVNGVILLVGDRLKRRGGGKPLDALGYGSALRIGFAQALALFPGISRSGSTLVAGLGSGLDYASAARFSFLLATPIILAAGLLEIPKLMHMTGDIPFALIGVSGVISGVCAYLSIWFLMRYFNRHDVEALRPFGWYCLMVGILGLIWKLAK; encoded by the coding sequence ATGCCCATTTTTGAAGCCATCTTGTTCGCGATACTGCAAGGCGTGACCGAACTCTTCCCCATCAGTAGTCTCGGACATGGCGTCATTGTGCCAGACCTGTTCCGCTGGCAGATGGACCGTAATAGCGAAGCTTTTCTGCCTTTCATGGTGGTGCTGCACCTTGGCACTGCGACGGCGCTGCTTGTGTATTTCCATCGCGACTGGATTGACCTGTTTCGTGGTTTTTTCCGCGCCAGCGGCAAGCCGGACAATCCGCAATCGCGGTTATTGTGGCAGCTCGCCGTCGGGACATTGCCAGCGGGTTTATTGGGCCTACTGTTCGAAAAGAAACTGCGTCTTCTGTTCGGCAACACCACACTCGTATTGGTCTTTCTCAGCGTCAATGGCGTGATACTGCTGGTTGGTGATCGGCTCAAACGACGTGGTGGTGGCAAGCCACTGGACGCACTGGGCTATGGCAGTGCACTGCGCATCGGTTTTGCGCAAGCGCTGGCGTTGTTTCCCGGCATTTCACGCTCAGGCAGTACGCTGGTGGCAGGGCTTGGGAGCGGGCTTGACTATGCAAGTGCAGCACGGTTTTCCTTTTTGCTTGCGACCCCGATCATCCTTGCGGCTGGTTTGCTGGAAATTCCGAAACTGATGCACATGACGGGTGACATTCCGTTTGCATTGATTGGTGTGAGTGGTGTCATTTCAGGTGTATGTGCTTATCTCAGTATCTGGTTCTTGATGCGTTACTTTAACCGGCACGATGTCGAGGCGCTTCGTCCGTTCGGCTGGTACTGCTTGATGGTCGGCATCCTGGGTCTGATCTGGAAGTTAGCGAAGTAA
- a CDS encoding IS110 family RNA-guided transposase, with protein MSRRNAKISLAKTNLKPRKSRAALTITHPNAAGIDIGSASHFVAVPPDRDDEPVREFPSFTVDLHALADWLRASGVDTVAMESTGVYWIPLFELLESRGFTVLLVNARHVKNVSGRKSDVLDCQWLQQLMTYGLLNGAFRPADAVCALRSLWRQRGMLLCSQGRHVQHMQKALTQMNIQLANVISDVVGETGQKILRAIVNGERDGQVLAAMKNVRIRASQDEIAKSLSGNWRAEHLFALKQALAMFDFIVTQLAECDREIEQQLQSLQAHDGEPAKGKKRGRARNAPKFDLRTQLFRMCGVDLTRIDGIDVTTALAVISETGADMSRFATVGHFTSWLGLCPGTKITGGKVMSGKTSRVANRAAQALRLAAAALRSSQSALGAYFRRMCSRMDKPKAVTAAAHKLARLIYTMLTKGEEYTDQGQDYYEERYRQRVLRQLAQRAEKMGMKLVATEQPA; from the coding sequence ATGTCCCGACGCAACGCAAAAATCAGTCTCGCAAAAACCAATCTCAAACCCCGCAAATCCCGAGCCGCCCTGACGATCACCCACCCCAACGCCGCCGGCATCGACATCGGCAGCGCCAGCCACTTTGTCGCCGTGCCGCCGGACCGGGACGACGAACCGGTGCGCGAGTTTCCCAGCTTCACCGTCGACCTCCATGCCCTGGCCGACTGGCTGCGTGCCTCCGGCGTCGACACCGTCGCGATGGAATCCACCGGCGTGTACTGGATTCCCCTGTTCGAGCTGCTGGAATCGCGCGGCTTCACCGTGCTGCTGGTTAATGCGCGGCATGTGAAGAACGTCTCGGGCCGCAAGTCCGATGTGCTGGACTGCCAGTGGCTGCAACAGCTCATGACCTACGGCTTGCTCAATGGCGCGTTTCGCCCGGCCGACGCGGTGTGCGCATTGCGCTCGCTGTGGCGCCAGCGCGGGATGCTCCTGTGCAGCCAGGGGCGGCATGTGCAACACATGCAAAAGGCGCTCACCCAGATGAACATCCAGCTTGCCAACGTCATCTCTGACGTGGTGGGCGAGACCGGCCAGAAGATATTGCGTGCCATCGTCAATGGCGAGCGCGACGGTCAGGTGCTGGCCGCGATGAAGAACGTGCGCATTCGTGCCAGTCAGGACGAGATCGCCAAGAGCCTCTCAGGCAACTGGCGCGCCGAGCATCTGTTTGCGCTGAAGCAGGCGTTGGCCATGTTCGACTTCATTGTCACGCAACTGGCCGAGTGCGACCGGGAGATCGAGCAACAGTTGCAAAGCCTGCAAGCTCATGACGGTGAACCGGCGAAGGGAAAAAAGCGTGGCCGCGCCCGCAACGCACCGAAGTTTGATCTGCGCACGCAACTGTTCAGGATGTGCGGGGTTGACCTGACACGCATCGACGGCATCGACGTGACCACCGCGCTCGCGGTGATCTCCGAGACTGGCGCGGACATGTCACGCTTCGCCACGGTCGGGCACTTCACCAGTTGGCTGGGGCTGTGCCCGGGCACCAAGATCACCGGCGGCAAGGTGATGAGCGGCAAGACCAGTCGCGTCGCCAACCGTGCGGCCCAGGCTTTGAGATTGGCTGCGGCGGCGCTGCGCAGCAGCCAATCGGCGCTGGGCGCGTACTTCCGTCGAATGTGTTCACGCATGGACAAGCCCAAGGCCGTAACTGCGGCTGCGCACAAGTTGGCGCGGCTGATCTACACCATGCTTACCAAGGGCGAGGAATACACCGACCAAGGTCAGGACTACTACGAGGAACGCTACCGCCAACGGGTGCTGCGGCAACTGGCCCAGCGCGCCGAAAAAATGGGCATGAAACTCGTCGCCACTGAACAGCCAGCCTGA
- a CDS encoding cation diffusion facilitator family transporter, translating into MSALRESHGRVLWIVLSINAAMFVFEGGAGLFAHSTALLADALDMLGDALVYGFSLFVLARSARWQVGAALAKGSFMLLFGLGVLAEAVYKILHPVMPRAEIMGVVGAIALAANLICFFLLYRHRADNLNMSSTWLCSRNDLIANAGVLAAAGGSYMLTSRWPDIGVGVMIAGLFLISAFSVIRQSFSALRVS; encoded by the coding sequence GTGAGCGCACTGCGGGAGAGTCATGGCCGTGTGCTGTGGATCGTTTTGTCCATCAACGCCGCGATGTTTGTTTTCGAAGGCGGGGCGGGCCTATTCGCTCATTCCACGGCGCTGCTTGCGGATGCCCTGGATATGCTGGGTGATGCGCTCGTGTATGGATTCAGTCTGTTCGTGCTCGCGCGTTCCGCGCGCTGGCAGGTAGGTGCGGCGCTGGCGAAGGGCAGTTTCATGCTGCTATTTGGCCTGGGCGTGCTTGCTGAAGCCGTGTACAAAATATTGCACCCGGTCATGCCCAGGGCGGAAATAATGGGCGTGGTGGGCGCAATCGCCTTGGCCGCAAACCTGATTTGCTTCTTTTTGCTGTATCGCCATCGCGCAGACAACCTGAATATGTCTTCGACCTGGCTTTGTTCGCGGAATGACTTGATCGCCAACGCCGGGGTGCTGGCCGCAGCAGGTGGAAGTTATATGCTTACTTCCCGATGGCCGGACATTGGGGTTGGCGTCATGATCGCTGGCCTTTTCTTGATCTCAGCATTCAGTGTCATTCGGCAATCTTTCAGTGCGCTGCGGGTTAGTTAG
- a CDS encoding flagellar basal body rod protein FlgB: protein MKLLTPVGGSFAEALAQVKEKAVASITPPLHPAGSNASLTTSLPAPGSLLSSSVLPSHFSLRASQNEAGEDSFHERALGLRAYRQQLLASNIANADTPGYKAVDIDIQEALRTGKTPQSVDIKYAVPSQGSVDGNTVDMDSERAKFTENAIMYEYEVDRVKGHYKDMDDLLKSTPY, encoded by the coding sequence ATGAAACTCTTAACGCCTGTTGGCGGCTCTTTCGCCGAAGCCTTAGCTCAGGTTAAAGAGAAGGCTGTGGCAAGCATTACCCCACCGCTGCACCCGGCAGGGAGCAATGCATCCCTAACCACTTCGTTACCTGCCCCAGGCTCACTATTGTCGTCTAGCGTACTACCTAGCCATTTTTCATTGCGCGCTTCGCAGAATGAGGCTGGAGAAGATAGCTTCCACGAACGGGCACTGGGATTGCGTGCTTACCGGCAGCAATTACTTGCGTCAAATATAGCGAATGCCGATACGCCGGGCTACAAGGCGGTAGACATTGACATTCAAGAAGCGCTGCGCACAGGAAAGACGCCCCAATCAGTGGACATAAAATACGCTGTTCCAAGCCAAGGGAGTGTGGATGGGAACACCGTGGATATGGATAGCGAACGGGCAAAATTTACGGAAAACGCGATTATGTATGAATATGAAGTGGACAGAGTTAAAGGCCATTACAAGGACATGGATGATCTGCTCAAAAGCACTCCTTACTAA